One Azospirillum sp. TSA2s genomic region harbors:
- a CDS encoding BON domain-containing protein, translating to MAQYENRWRGEGRDWRDDDREPNRHRDWGEGPQRTGVYGQDDDRRHESMYRTQAHRHQDDQGRSYRDAGYGGRVGNESGGYGRESYSDSDDRRGDTSREMERVYDRSFGGGRDMSRGGYGAGYGGRSGSSGYGGYAGAGNAGTEGNYTNRDVGNADYRDRDYGVRPYGEGDRGVRGRGTLGYGGREYGERDRDYGSRGYGSQGGTQSSGYGGGYEAGRDRGDWERGDWSRRDFGGSSSTSYGGGQGGGGYERDDRNRSWVEDRGSMLRGGQSRSDYGGGFADDRYERRGDDRGRNRDRGFWEQAGDEIASWFGDDDAERRRREDERRASQHRGRGPRGYSRSDERVREDVSDRLTDDAYIDASDIEVTVSGGEVTLTGMVPDRHTKRRAEDVAESVSGVSHVQNNLRVRSQTGNQSATGWGSSTGAGASAMATAGGGTTSTSMSGTTGGHQGSDTTTAGSAAGLGMGTGANTGSASPTSTGTGAGTSGGPAGASAGTGSMAGSTTGVTGSTGTGRSPATRS from the coding sequence ATGGCGCAGTACGAGAATCGGTGGCGGGGCGAAGGCCGCGACTGGCGCGACGACGACCGGGAGCCGAACCGGCATCGCGACTGGGGCGAGGGGCCGCAGCGCACCGGCGTCTATGGCCAAGACGACGACCGCCGTCACGAAAGCATGTATCGCACGCAGGCCCACCGCCACCAGGACGACCAGGGCCGCAGCTACCGCGACGCCGGCTATGGCGGGCGCGTCGGCAACGAATCCGGCGGCTACGGCCGCGAGTCCTATTCCGACAGCGACGACCGCCGCGGCGATACCTCCCGCGAGATGGAGCGCGTCTATGACCGCAGCTTCGGCGGTGGCCGTGACATGAGCCGCGGCGGCTACGGCGCCGGCTATGGCGGGCGGTCCGGGTCCAGCGGTTATGGCGGCTATGCCGGCGCCGGCAATGCCGGGACCGAGGGCAATTACACCAACCGCGACGTGGGCAACGCCGATTACCGCGACCGCGATTACGGCGTGCGCCCCTATGGCGAGGGCGACCGTGGCGTGCGTGGCCGCGGCACGCTCGGCTATGGCGGGCGCGAGTATGGCGAACGTGACCGCGATTACGGCTCGCGCGGCTATGGTTCCCAGGGCGGCACCCAGAGCAGCGGCTATGGCGGCGGCTACGAAGCCGGCCGCGACCGTGGCGATTGGGAGCGTGGCGACTGGAGCCGGCGCGATTTCGGCGGCAGTTCCTCCACCAGCTACGGAGGCGGCCAAGGGGGCGGCGGCTACGAGCGTGACGACCGCAACCGCTCCTGGGTCGAGGATCGCGGCAGCATGCTCCGCGGCGGGCAAAGCCGTAGCGACTATGGCGGGGGCTTTGCCGACGACCGGTACGAGCGCCGGGGCGACGACCGTGGCCGGAACCGTGATCGCGGCTTCTGGGAACAGGCCGGCGACGAAATCGCCTCCTGGTTCGGCGACGACGATGCCGAGCGCCGCCGCCGCGAGGACGAACGCCGTGCCTCCCAGCATCGCGGCCGTGGCCCGCGCGGCTACAGCCGTTCCGACGAGCGCGTGCGCGAGGATGTCAGCGACCGCTTGACCGACGACGCCTACATCGACGCCTCCGACATCGAGGTGACGGTCAGCGGCGGCGAGGTGACGCTGACCGGCATGGTGCCCGACCGCCACACCAAGCGCCGGGCCGAGGATGTCGCCGAATCGGTGTCCGGCGTGTCGCACGTGCAGAACAACCTGCGCGTCCGCAGCCAGACCGGCAACCAGAGCGCCACCGGCTGGGGCAGTTCCACCGGCGCCGGGGCCTCCGCCATGGCGACCGCGGGCGGCGGCACCACCTCCACGTCGATGTCCGGGACCACCGGCGGCCATCAGGGCTCCGACACCACCACCGCCGGCAGCGCCGCCGGGCTCGGCATGGGGACCGGCGCCAACACCGGCTCGGCCTCGCCGACCAGCACGGGGACCGGCGCCGGCACCAGTGGCGGCCCGGCCGGAGCCTCCGCAGGCACCGGGTCGATGGCCGGCTCCACCACGGGCGTGACCGGCTCCACCGGCACCGGCCGCTCTCCCGCCACCCGAAGCTGA
- a CDS encoding efflux RND transporter periplasmic adaptor subunit, with amino-acid sequence MRRFFLVLLVAALIGGGGYYWYASHTGGAGSGTTAGGAANGAKTQAQASARTVPVVTQKVAVQAVPEQIVTIGSVQPIAAIAIKARVDSVVETVAFTEGQEVKAGDILFTLDSRSLDAQLRQAQANLERDRANLDKAKGDVKRYGELVRTSAISRTTYDAAVATADALEGTVKADLAAIEAAKVALSFTRITAPMDGRTGTITAKVGTMVRAADANPLVTLTQLRPINVAFNVPEKHLPAIRAAMAAGSLAVTASIAGSHGETAQGKLSFVDSQVDQQTGTILVKGEFPNADTRLWPGQFVDTVLTLRVEQNALTIPDLAVQTGQKGRFVYVVKPDETVEVRPVTVERSHGGLSVVASGLQAGERVVVDGQSRLFPGAKISERAGKPAAPPSGETAEGGRRQGSAVEETAGTRTQTTGGAT; translated from the coding sequence ATGAGACGGTTTTTCCTGGTCCTGCTTGTTGCCGCACTGATCGGCGGCGGCGGGTACTATTGGTATGCGTCCCACACTGGCGGGGCGGGCAGCGGGACCACGGCGGGTGGGGCGGCGAATGGGGCGAAGACCCAGGCGCAGGCATCCGCGCGCACCGTGCCGGTGGTGACCCAGAAGGTGGCGGTGCAGGCCGTGCCGGAGCAGATCGTCACCATCGGCAGCGTCCAGCCCATCGCCGCCATCGCCATCAAGGCCCGCGTCGACAGCGTCGTGGAGACCGTTGCCTTCACCGAGGGGCAGGAGGTGAAGGCCGGCGACATTCTGTTCACGCTCGACAGCCGCTCGCTCGACGCCCAACTGCGTCAGGCCCAGGCCAATCTGGAACGCGACCGCGCCAATCTGGACAAGGCCAAGGGCGACGTGAAGCGCTATGGGGAGCTGGTGCGCACCAGCGCCATTTCCCGCACCACCTATGACGCCGCCGTCGCCACCGCCGATGCGCTGGAAGGCACAGTCAAGGCCGACCTCGCGGCGATCGAGGCGGCGAAGGTGGCGCTCAGCTTCACCCGCATCACCGCGCCGATGGACGGCCGTACCGGCACCATCACCGCCAAGGTCGGCACCATGGTGCGCGCCGCCGACGCCAACCCGCTGGTCACCCTGACCCAGCTTCGTCCGATCAACGTCGCCTTCAACGTTCCGGAAAAGCACCTCCCGGCGATCCGCGCCGCGATGGCCGCCGGCTCGCTTGCCGTGACTGCCAGCATCGCCGGCAGTCACGGCGAGACGGCGCAGGGCAAGCTGTCCTTCGTCGACAGCCAGGTCGACCAGCAGACCGGCACCATCCTGGTGAAGGGCGAGTTTCCGAACGCCGACACCCGGCTGTGGCCGGGCCAGTTCGTCGACACCGTCCTGACCCTGCGGGTCGAGCAGAACGCGCTGACCATCCCCGATCTGGCGGTGCAGACCGGCCAGAAGGGCCGCTTCGTCTATGTCGTCAAGCCCGACGAGACGGTGGAGGTCCGCCCGGTCACCGTCGAGCGCAGCCATGGCGGCCTCAGCGTCGTCGCCTCCGGCCTGCAGGCCGGGGAGCGGGTGGTGGTCGACGGCCAGTCGCGCCTGTTCCCCGGCGCCAAGATCAGCGAACGCGCCGGCAAGCCGGCCGCACCCCCATCCGGTGAGACGGCCGAAGGCGGCCGGCGGCAGGGCTCCGCCGTTGAGGAGACCGCCGGCACCCGGACGCAGACCACCGGGGGTGCGACGTGA
- a CDS encoding TetR/AcrR family transcriptional regulator has product MPLDAEEIPDWRARRREVILNAAAELFAGRDYASVQVEEVAKRAGVGKATLYRYFPSKEELYLESLERALGGLEHKLNAELAPQQVPASVRLSAMVSALVGTLSEQLQTLKLLGGDQSDLADRSRRILRRRSQRSATALQQVLAEGMQSGEFRKIDLEIVPLLIIGMVRGGIMQVGDRPREALERSVIDLLMSGITNLPPFI; this is encoded by the coding sequence ATGCCTCTTGATGCGGAAGAGATACCTGACTGGCGCGCTCGCCGGCGCGAGGTGATCCTCAACGCCGCGGCGGAGCTGTTTGCCGGCCGCGATTACGCCTCCGTCCAGGTGGAGGAGGTGGCGAAGCGGGCTGGCGTGGGCAAGGCCACGCTCTACCGCTACTTCCCCTCCAAGGAAGAGCTGTATCTGGAATCGCTCGAACGGGCGCTGGGCGGGCTGGAGCACAAGCTGAACGCCGAACTGGCGCCGCAGCAGGTTCCCGCCTCCGTCCGCCTGTCGGCGATGGTCTCCGCCCTGGTCGGCACGCTGAGCGAGCAGTTGCAGACGTTGAAGCTGCTGGGCGGCGACCAGTCCGATCTGGCCGACCGCAGCCGCCGCATCCTGCGCCGCCGCAGCCAGCGCAGCGCGACGGCCCTGCAACAGGTCCTGGCGGAGGGCATGCAGTCGGGTGAATTCCGCAAGATCGATCTGGAGATCGTTCCGTTGCTGATCATCGGAATGGTCCGTGGCGGGATCATGCAGGTGGGCGACCGCCCGCGCGAGGCGCTGGAGCGCTCCGTCATCGATCTTCTGATGTCCGGCATCACCAACCTGCCCCCCTTCATATAA
- a CDS encoding PP2C family protein-serine/threonine phosphatase, producing the protein MLLQTRIILFVLATVTIVAGLLLGFAALREDAADERARELELARLETSWQLAVSGAVGRIDQGLGRLAGDAEIARAVEVEERGALDRRVAALGILAAPATGGITDVNLLSKSGDLLYSSDPAFDPAPLLNRGALDAILSGQKLARGVRLVDGERLVVVAGVPIYAGTGAGGGAGSGAGVTGAAVAGLDFVAALDVLRRTTGGRVFAVSRSGAALDGETDPLWPAVKPLVRPAERSITHVADGGRRYALASLPVADLAGGRVATVLIATDVTQAVEEQALWSVAYVAAVGLVLLGALGLLYGFLRRNFSTLDGAVKALQDLSHGRSMGYVELPAGNDEIGRIAGAVEVFRGVMREIERSAGQRERRLRRQQRFIRRQMEALAVTLEEDARQTLLEELRQIEAETHDAQSSQSKGVGDELGLLALGFSRLATRVSTQQVQLTQMVRDLREALEDKRRLISLQQELEIARTMQLTILPQVFPDLAELDIAARMIPAKEVGGDFYDFFPISEHKVALVIADVSGKGIPAAFFMLITRTMLRAIAESGVGPAETMRRVNNLLAAENEQMMFVTVFYGELDLRTGVLAYSNGGHNPPLRMTASGAVKELERTPGIALAAMPDMPFGEKSVMLDTGDMVFLFTDGVTEAFNGEEVMYGDPRLAAAVAGQSSASARDGLDGVLTDVARFTAGAPQSDDITCLVLRWRGAADAPVSALAALSDPVA; encoded by the coding sequence ATGCTGCTCCAGACCCGCATCATCCTGTTCGTGCTCGCCACCGTCACCATCGTGGCCGGCCTGCTTCTCGGGTTCGCCGCCCTGCGCGAGGACGCCGCCGACGAGCGCGCGCGCGAGCTTGAACTGGCACGGCTCGAAACCTCCTGGCAGCTCGCCGTTTCGGGCGCCGTCGGCCGCATCGACCAGGGGCTTGGCCGGCTGGCCGGCGACGCCGAGATCGCCCGCGCGGTCGAGGTGGAGGAGCGCGGCGCGCTCGACCGCCGGGTCGCCGCGTTGGGGATTCTCGCCGCCCCCGCCACCGGCGGCATCACCGACGTCAACCTGCTGTCGAAGTCGGGCGACCTGCTCTACAGCAGCGATCCGGCCTTCGATCCGGCGCCATTGCTGAATCGCGGCGCGCTCGACGCCATCCTGTCCGGGCAGAAGCTGGCGCGCGGCGTCCGTCTGGTCGATGGCGAGCGCCTGGTGGTGGTGGCCGGCGTGCCGATCTATGCCGGGACCGGGGCGGGCGGCGGCGCGGGCAGCGGGGCCGGCGTCACCGGTGCGGCGGTGGCCGGCCTGGACTTCGTCGCCGCGCTCGATGTGCTGCGGCGGACCACCGGCGGGCGCGTCTTCGCCGTCAGCCGCAGCGGCGCCGCCCTGGATGGAGAGACCGATCCGCTCTGGCCGGCGGTCAAGCCGCTGGTCCGACCGGCGGAGCGCAGCATCACCCATGTCGCCGACGGCGGGCGCCGCTACGCGCTGGCCAGCCTGCCGGTGGCCGATCTCGCCGGCGGCCGCGTCGCCACCGTGCTGATCGCCACCGACGTCACCCAGGCGGTGGAGGAGCAGGCACTGTGGTCGGTCGCCTATGTCGCGGCGGTCGGGCTGGTGCTGCTGGGCGCGCTGGGGTTGCTCTATGGCTTCCTGCGGCGGAACTTCTCCACGCTCGACGGGGCGGTGAAGGCGCTTCAGGACCTCTCCCACGGTCGGTCCATGGGCTATGTCGAACTGCCGGCCGGCAACGACGAGATCGGCCGCATCGCCGGCGCGGTGGAGGTCTTCCGCGGCGTGATGCGCGAGATCGAGCGTAGCGCCGGCCAGCGCGAGCGCCGCCTGCGCCGTCAGCAGCGCTTCATCCGCCGCCAGATGGAGGCGCTGGCCGTCACGCTGGAGGAGGATGCCCGCCAGACCCTGCTGGAGGAGCTTCGCCAGATCGAGGCCGAGACCCACGACGCCCAGTCCTCGCAATCCAAGGGGGTGGGCGACGAGCTTGGCCTGCTGGCGCTGGGCTTCTCCCGTCTGGCGACGCGGGTCAGCACCCAGCAGGTGCAGTTGACCCAGATGGTGCGCGACCTGCGCGAGGCCCTGGAGGACAAGCGCCGGCTCATCAGCCTGCAGCAGGAGCTGGAGATCGCCCGCACCATGCAACTGACCATCCTGCCCCAGGTCTTCCCCGATCTGGCCGAGCTGGACATTGCGGCGCGCATGATCCCGGCCAAGGAGGTCGGCGGCGATTTCTATGATTTCTTCCCGATCTCCGAGCACAAGGTGGCGCTGGTCATCGCCGACGTTTCGGGCAAGGGCATCCCGGCCGCCTTCTTCATGCTGATCACCCGCACGATGCTACGCGCCATCGCCGAATCGGGCGTCGGCCCGGCGGAGACGATGCGCCGGGTCAACAACCTGCTGGCGGCGGAGAACGAACAGATGATGTTCGTCACCGTCTTCTATGGCGAGCTGGACCTGCGCACCGGCGTGCTGGCCTATTCCAACGGCGGCCACAACCCGCCGCTGCGCATGACCGCATCCGGCGCGGTGAAGGAGCTGGAGCGCACCCCCGGCATCGCGCTGGCCGCCATGCCCGACATGCCTTTCGGCGAGAAGAGCGTCATGCTCGACACCGGCGACATGGTCTTCCTGTTCACCGACGGCGTCACCGAGGCCTTCAACGGCGAGGAGGTGATGTACGGTGACCCCCGCCTTGCCGCCGCGGTCGCCGGCCAGTCCAGCGCGTCCGCCCGCGACGGGCTGGACGGGGTGCTGACCGATGTGGCCCGCTTCACCGCCGGGGCGCCGCAGTCCGATGACATCACCTGTCTCGTCCTGCGCTGGCGCGGGGCGGCGGACGCTCCGGTGTCCGCCCTGGCGGCGCTGTCCGATCCGGTCGCCTGA
- a CDS encoding response regulator → MMGSAIRPNILVVEDSPAVRLSVAGYLEGRGFEVTEAENGRAAIRALDRRSFDLIVTDVLMPEVDGIELIKAARSAQPDVKILAMSGGAPNMPAGYLLKMTRMFNADEIIYKPFLNEELGAAVARLLDRPLPN, encoded by the coding sequence ATGATGGGAAGTGCCATTCGGCCCAACATCCTGGTCGTGGAGGATTCTCCGGCCGTTCGCCTGTCCGTCGCCGGCTATCTGGAAGGGCGCGGTTTCGAGGTGACCGAGGCGGAGAACGGACGCGCGGCCATCCGCGCGCTCGACCGCCGCAGCTTCGACCTGATCGTCACCGACGTGCTGATGCCGGAGGTCGACGGGATCGAACTCATCAAGGCTGCCCGCAGCGCTCAGCCCGACGTGAAGATCCTGGCCATGTCCGGCGGTGCGCCCAACATGCCCGCCGGCTATCTGCTGAAGATGACGCGCATGTTCAATGCGGACGAGATCATCTACAAGCCCTTCCTCAATGAAGAGTTGGGGGCCGCGGTTGCCCGTCTGCTCGACCGGCCGCTGCCAAATTAA
- a CDS encoding STAS domain-containing protein, translated as MNITEQSVNGVTVLRAEGRIDSGNAGEFESALLSAIGAEGTRLVVDMAQLSYISSAGLRCLLVAAKAARTKRGSIALSAMAPHIREVFDVSGFSSLFEIHADAAAAVAALGG; from the coding sequence ATGAACATCACCGAACAGTCGGTCAACGGCGTCACCGTTCTGCGGGCGGAGGGGCGGATCGACAGCGGCAATGCCGGCGAATTCGAATCGGCTCTGCTGTCGGCCATCGGCGCCGAAGGCACGCGGCTTGTTGTCGATATGGCCCAGCTTTCCTACATCAGTTCTGCCGGGCTTCGTTGCCTGCTGGTCGCCGCCAAGGCGGCACGGACGAAGCGCGGCTCGATCGCCCTTTCAGCCATGGCGCCGCACATCCGCGAGGTGTTCGACGTCAGCGGCTTCTCGTCCCTGTTCGAGATCCATGCCGACGCGGCTGCGGCGGTTGCGGCGCTCGGCGGGTGA
- a CDS encoding efflux RND transporter permease subunit, with the protein MNLSELCIRRPVMTILLTAALVLSGLAAYRQLPTAALPRVDFPVISVSASLPGASPETMAASIASPLEREFSTIAGIDTITSNSTLGNTSITIQFVLERDIDAAAADVQAALARTQRRLPAEMTTPPSYRKVNPADQPILFLSLNSPTLPLARLNDIAETLIQPKVATLPGVAQVQIYGSQKYAVRIQVNPNALALRGIGIDELQKALAAANANTPVGTLTGQQQQLVIAANPQLPDADAFRQLIVAYRNNAPVRLGDVAKVLDSVENDRTASWLNGTRSIMLAVQRQPDANTVDVVDRVRELVPVFQTQLPAAAAIQVVNDRSQSIRQAVEDVQFTLGLTIVLVVLVIFLFLRRLSATLIPALAVPISLIATAGGMHLLGFSVDNISLMALTLAVGLVVDDAIVMMENIVRYVEEGMKPFDAAIKGSREIGFTILSITLSLVAVFIPILLMGGVVGRLFHEFALVVTMSIAASAFVSLTLTPMMCSRFLTHAHDQKEGWFGRTLEAGFSALLNGYGRTLRWTLRHRPLMGLVMIGTIIGTGLLYQAIPKGFFPTEDIGQIFVTTEARADIAFPSMAERQQQVAAIVKANPAVVDVISSVGTGGNTGNQGRMFITLKPRDERPSATEVIQQLRRQVAGIPGMAVYMQPVQNLRIGGRASKSLYQYTIQGLDLDELYQWSGRLEQALRGIPILQDVTSDLQLNNPQAYVHIDREKAATLGIGVDQVRSTLYSAFGQRQVSTIYTPSNDYQVLIELEPKYQGDDSSLSRIYVRSTTSGKLVPLDAFARVERTAGPLAVAHQGQLPAVTLSFNLAPGASLGQAVDLIRGAEREMGLPATITTGFAGTAQVFQDAQAGQALLLAAAVLVIYIVLGVLYESFIHPLTILSGLPSAAIGALATLILFDTELSVIAIIGILMLIGIVKKNAIMMIDFAVEARRNGMAARDAIEQACLLRFRPIMMTTMAAIMGTLPIAIAHGAAAELRQPLGLAVVGGLCVSQVLTLYITPSLYLYMEDFGHFVGNLFRSRKADLPHGPMPASGDD; encoded by the coding sequence GTGAACCTCTCCGAACTCTGCATCCGCCGTCCGGTGATGACCATTCTCCTGACGGCGGCGCTGGTGCTGAGCGGTCTGGCGGCCTACCGCCAGCTGCCCACTGCGGCGCTGCCGCGGGTGGATTTCCCGGTCATCAGCGTCAGCGCCAGCCTGCCCGGTGCCTCGCCGGAGACGATGGCGGCGTCGATCGCCAGCCCGCTGGAGCGCGAGTTCTCCACCATCGCCGGCATCGACACCATCACGTCGAACAGCACGCTCGGCAACACCAGCATCACCATCCAATTCGTGCTGGAACGCGACATCGACGCGGCGGCGGCCGACGTGCAGGCGGCCCTCGCCCGCACCCAGCGCCGGCTGCCGGCGGAGATGACGACGCCGCCCAGCTACCGCAAGGTCAACCCGGCCGACCAGCCGATCCTGTTCCTGTCGCTGAACTCGCCGACCCTGCCGCTGGCACGCCTGAACGACATCGCCGAGACGCTGATCCAGCCAAAAGTCGCGACCCTGCCGGGCGTGGCCCAGGTGCAGATCTACGGCTCGCAGAAATACGCCGTTCGGATTCAGGTCAACCCCAACGCCCTGGCTTTGCGCGGCATCGGTATCGACGAGTTGCAGAAGGCGCTGGCCGCCGCCAACGCCAATACCCCCGTCGGCACCCTGACAGGCCAGCAGCAGCAGTTGGTGATCGCCGCCAACCCGCAGCTTCCCGACGCCGACGCCTTCCGCCAGTTGATCGTCGCCTATCGCAACAACGCCCCCGTGCGGCTGGGCGACGTGGCGAAGGTGCTGGACAGTGTGGAGAACGACCGCACCGCCAGCTGGCTGAACGGCACCCGCAGCATCATGCTGGCGGTCCAGCGCCAGCCCGACGCCAACACGGTCGACGTGGTGGACCGCGTGCGCGAGCTGGTCCCGGTCTTCCAGACCCAGCTTCCGGCCGCCGCCGCCATCCAGGTGGTCAACGACCGCTCGCAGTCGATCCGTCAGGCGGTGGAGGACGTGCAGTTCACCCTGGGCCTGACCATCGTGCTGGTCGTTCTGGTGATCTTCCTGTTCCTGCGCCGGCTGTCGGCGACGCTGATCCCGGCGCTGGCCGTGCCGATCTCGCTGATCGCGACGGCGGGCGGCATGCATCTGCTGGGATTTTCCGTCGACAACATCTCGCTGATGGCGCTGACCCTGGCGGTCGGCCTCGTGGTGGACGACGCCATCGTGATGATGGAGAACATCGTCCGCTATGTCGAAGAGGGGATGAAGCCGTTCGATGCCGCGATCAAGGGCTCCCGCGAGATCGGCTTCACCATCCTGTCGATCACCCTGTCGCTGGTCGCCGTCTTCATCCCGATCCTGCTGATGGGCGGCGTGGTCGGGCGTCTGTTCCACGAATTCGCCCTGGTCGTCACCATGTCGATCGCCGCGTCGGCCTTCGTGTCGCTGACGCTGACGCCGATGATGTGCTCGCGCTTCCTAACCCACGCCCATGACCAGAAGGAAGGGTGGTTCGGCCGCACGCTGGAGGCGGGCTTCTCCGCCCTGCTGAACGGCTATGGGCGGACCCTGCGCTGGACCCTGCGCCACCGGCCGCTGATGGGGCTGGTGATGATCGGCACCATCATCGGCACCGGACTGCTCTATCAGGCGATCCCCAAGGGCTTCTTCCCGACCGAGGACATCGGCCAGATCTTCGTGACGACGGAAGCGCGGGCCGACATTGCCTTCCCGTCGATGGCGGAACGGCAGCAGCAGGTCGCCGCCATCGTCAAGGCCAACCCGGCGGTGGTCGACGTCATCTCCTCCGTCGGGACCGGCGGCAACACCGGCAACCAGGGCCGCATGTTCATCACCCTGAAGCCGCGCGACGAGCGTCCGTCGGCGACCGAGGTGATCCAGCAGCTTCGCCGTCAGGTCGCCGGCATCCCCGGCATGGCGGTCTACATGCAGCCGGTGCAGAACCTGCGCATCGGCGGCCGTGCATCCAAGAGCCTCTATCAGTACACCATCCAGGGCCTGGACCTGGACGAGCTGTACCAATGGTCCGGCCGGCTGGAGCAGGCGCTGCGCGGCATCCCCATCCTGCAGGACGTCACCAGCGACCTTCAGCTCAACAACCCCCAGGCCTATGTCCACATCGACCGCGAGAAGGCGGCGACGCTGGGCATCGGCGTCGATCAGGTGCGCTCGACCCTCTACAGCGCCTTCGGCCAGCGGCAGGTCTCAACCATCTACACCCCCAGCAACGACTATCAGGTGCTGATCGAACTGGAGCCGAAATACCAGGGCGACGACAGTTCGCTGTCGCGCATCTATGTCCGTTCCACCACCAGCGGCAAGCTGGTGCCGCTCGACGCCTTCGCGCGGGTGGAGCGCACGGCCGGCCCGCTGGCGGTGGCCCACCAGGGGCAGCTTCCCGCCGTCACCCTGTCCTTCAACCTGGCTCCCGGCGCCTCGCTCGGGCAAGCGGTCGACCTGATCCGCGGGGCGGAGCGCGAGATGGGGCTGCCCGCCACCATCACCACCGGCTTCGCCGGCACCGCCCAGGTGTTCCAGGACGCCCAGGCGGGGCAGGCCCTGCTGTTGGCGGCGGCGGTGCTGGTGATCTACATCGTGCTGGGCGTGCTGTACGAGAGCTTCATCCACCCGCTGACCATCCTGTCCGGCCTGCCCTCGGCGGCCATCGGCGCGCTGGCGACGCTGATTCTGTTCGACACCGAACTCAGCGTCATCGCCATCATCGGCATCCTGATGCTGATCGGCATCGTGAAGAAGAACGCGATCATGATGATCGACTTCGCGGTGGAGGCGCGGCGCAACGGCATGGCGGCGCGCGACGCCATCGAGCAGGCCTGCCTGCTGCGCTTCCGCCCGATCATGATGACCACCATGGCGGCGATCATGGGCACCCTGCCCATCGCCATCGCCCACGGCGCCGCCGCCGAACTGCGCCAGCCGCTGGGTCTCGCCGTGGTCGGCGGGCTGTGCGTGTCGCAGGTGCTGACGCTTTACATCACGCCGTCACTTTACCTCTACATGGAGGATTTCGGCCACTTCGTCGGCAACCTGTTCCGCAGCCGGAAGGCGGATCTGCCCCACGGCCCGATGCCGGCCAGCGGGGACGATTGA